DNA from Fusarium musae strain F31 chromosome 7, whole genome shotgun sequence:
ATCCGGGTTTCAGAACGAGCGAGTATGCCTTGCGAGATGACTATATCCGCAATAGTAGTACAGAAGAGCTTGTCAGTCTAAAGGATAAGGACTGTCGCTTTTCGTTCCTACCAGACTATGACTTCACCGACAAGAGTCTTGGGGGGTTGTACATCCCGCTATCGGAGACGCTCTACTGCATGCCTGTTATTGGTATGGATGGATACTGGCCCTTCTCGGAGACTTCTCTTGTCTTGAGACGGCATTCAAGAAGTGAAGAGTTTGAAGACACACCTGACGTGACTCATGTGTATGAAAGAGTTGGTATCTGCGACGGTCAGATTATGTATTCGGTCAAGAGTAAGAAATATGTGCATCAGGTAGTCTTGGTTTGAGAATACCCAAGTAGTGAACTAGATTCCACTGACGAAGCTGTAAAGATGATCGGGCGTCATCAGAATATTGGGACTCTTTCATGGGAAATGGCTGTAACAACGGGATCTGGTGTCTCAGGAGTCTGAGTCAATCGGGTTCATCACCTTTGCCAACTTGACTGTCTATGTCCAGTTGCTTTACAGCTGGCTAGGGCGTTTACGGGAATTTGTGGAGAGATaagagataagataagataagtaTCTTGTTATGCACATAAAGGCTTGCATAAAGTCATCAGCCAATGCTAGTGCATGGAGAGGCAAGGTTAAATCCATGGAGGCTGTGCACAACGTGCATTATTAATTCTTGCTATCGAACTGATGTCGCCATACATGTTGCTCTTGAACTGATACCGCTATTTGATTGTTGCTATGAAACCAACACTCTCATATTGCGCCATACCTATTGCCATAGTTGACACGAAGGGCGTTACACGTTGTCTCGACAGTAACTCTTCACAGGGCGCGGTCGACATGACAAGGTGGTGGATTAATAATAATGGAGAATGCCGTCAAAATTTACCGTGATGGTCTCGGAGGGTCACCCGAGGAAAATAGTCTGGTCTCGCGTAAATCTGTGGCTTTTTTTGCTGGCTATGACTCGAATTATTCGACACGGGCTATTTCTGCCGACGTCGGATTCAGCCGTAAGACGGGGaatagatgatgatgaatctgACAAATGTAAGATGAGAAAGCAAGTGCAAACTCAATGAGAACAGAACCAAGAGTTTGGCAGCAGTAGCAGAGCACagtagagcagagcagagcagagactGAATGAAAGTCGTAAAAATCTTTCATCACTCGATTTTTACGTACAAGACCCCGCCGTAATTCCCCAGTGGACATCTACAGAACATCTCCAGTGGGTCCATCTCCAAATCCCCAAAGTCTGAAGCCCAAGATCACAAACTTATCAATCGGATAAACGGGTGTAAGCACGTCCTCGAAATGACGAAAAATAAGCTTAGCTCTACGCGGCTCGAATTCCGCTTAAAAATGACTACGCCATGATCTATTTCCAGGCCGGGGTCGGATCGGATTGCACCTTTTTTTTACATGCGCCCTGCAACATGTCAACGAGCTAGGCATGGTATGGACGGATGGATCAGTCAATGGGTCAATCACAACAGGGCGCAGAGGAGCAGAGGCAGAGATATAAATCCTGGGGGGTCAGCTGAGTTGGATTTTGGTCAATAatcctcatcagcttcatctcctcttgCACTGAGCTAAAGCTTCACTTGATTGCTTTCAACTATGAGCTCTGCATCAGCTACAATGACAGCCAAGGTTCCATCGTTTGTTGACGTTCAGGTCACTAAACTGCCGGCTACTCCCCCAGAGTATGAACATCTCGGCATTCAGCGAAACGGAAGCGTTCATCCTTGGGGCTCAGCACATGCACTCGCCTCAACGCTGAAAGGGAAAATGACAAAGAAACCAGAAGTCCAGATCCTCAGCAACGGCCACTTCAACTCAAAGGTGTACACCACCAACTCTGAAGTCTCTGGCGTCGTCAACATCACACCTGCTAGAAACACTCGCTACGATCGAATTGACATTTCTCTCGATGGACTGAGCGAGACGCGGAGGGATGGTCCTGACATGACGCACATGACATCCCATCGATTTCTTCGACTAGAGATGCCAATCGACGAGTATCCTAACAACGTGCTTGAAGCCGGCGTCACTTATACATtccccttcatcttcaacatcccagCTCATCTCTCCTCCAAAGCATGCACGCACAAGACCACTTCCGAAGACGTCTGGGAACGACACATGGCACTGCCTCCTACACTCGGCGGCTGGGAGAAAGACGACATGGCACCTGACATGGCGCGAGTGACATATAGCATCAAAGCCTATGTTCTCACACGAGCTAAGCAAGGTTTCAGCATTACTCTTGGCAACTCTCATACCATCAACGTCATGCCGACATCCTTCGAAGAGCCTCCTATGAACATCACCGAGCGAGACGATTTATACAAGATTGAGAGGtccaagaaggtcaagaagaacatcttTTCTGCTTCACAGGGTCGAGTCTCTGCTGTGGCGGCTCAACCAGCTGCTATCCATCTCACGAAAGAGGGTTACGAAGCTAGCGGATCTTCGATTCCCATCAGCTTTACGTTTGAACCTTCTGCCGCTGATGTGATTCCCCCGCAATTCACATCTGCTTCTCTCAAGATTCAAGCGCATACTTGGTTCCGCGATCAACCGATGATGAACCTACCAACACAGGGATCTTCAATTGCAAACTTTGGCTATCCATTCGCAGTGTCTCTCCCGAAAACCTCTCCCAAGGTTCAGTGGACTCAGAACGTCGACATGACAAGCACCAAAGACTCACCCATCTTTCACACAGCTACAGTCGAAATTCCCTTCAAGCTGCCAACAGCCGACAAGATGTTTGTGCCAACATTTCACTCCTGCATTATTTCACGAGCATACACCGTCAAGATCGTTATGGAGGGCGATGTCAAGATGGACCTGACAGTTCCAGTGCAAGTGGTGATGGGTACACCCGATGTCTAGGAAACTTTCGTTAGTATTGCTTTTGGGTTAGTTTGGCGTTTTTCGGTATGCTCCAGTTTGACGAGAGATGAAAAGATATCCAGGCGAGCATTATCCGATAGagttagttttattaatagtaattgtTTGTCATGATCTGGTTTCCCCAGATCCACTGTGTAGCTGAAAGCTTGGAATGTGCCGTGACAGCATGTCTGTAGGTCCACAGATATCCGACCGGATGAGTCTGCATGTCATGCCAAGAGTAGATGCAGACGTTGAGTTGGTCCGGGGTAAGGTTGTCAACGGATGAGTGAGCCTAGGGTTGAATTGATGCATTGTAAGCATGGTGGATGCATGTAACGCGACGCGTTGGCAGTCTACGATTCGCGTCGCAATTCAACGTCAGTGCGGTGTAGCCAATTAAATGACACCAATAGCACACAATGGGACAAGACCAGTCAGACTGTTACCAAATTCTCTTTAGGGAAATCCCCGGCTGTTGTGTGAATGAGCCGCATCATAGCCGTCGCTGCCGATAGCGGCCGTTCGATCTTACATCAGTGGGAATGACGAAATTGTTAGGACATTTAATCCGGACTTAAGAGCTGCTGAGGCACTAGTGTCACAGTCATGCTGAATCTTTGGATTTTATGGTGAATGTAGGGTAAGACGGCGGTTTACTACAAGTCAGCACCAACGACACCAACATCACATCAATGCATAAGTCAGCTGTTTCTACATGATTGAGGCCAACTTGTGAGAGGAGGTTTGAGCGTAACATTAATAATGACATCGACAACACGAGAGCGCAGCGAAGAACAGCCCTCCGCTAGGAGCCCCCGGAGGGAACACCAAGGCCAGACTCGTAGAAATTCCTCCATCAACCACGCGACTGTAGATATCGTGACAACACAATTAAACAGGCTGAACTACCCTACATCCCCTACGTCAGCGTCAGGTGACCGGCACTCCCATTACTATTCTAGTCAATCATGCATAAACTAACTTTTTAGCCCAATTTCACCCGTTAACTACCGGCCCCTACGGAATAGCCTCTCTGCCTCTCTAGCCTCTCTGCATCCCCAACTCGAAACCCCAATCTCTCACGTACAACTAAACACCATCTCCAAGTCTAGAACTCTCTTACGATACTCGTCAGCTCCGTGCACTCGGGGTCGGCCGTTTACGGATGCCTTGACTCGGGGATTCCATTAGAAATGAGAATCACATCACAGATCGCTGGTTTCAGTGGGCCAGCAACTCCACAGCATTACGAGAGAAAATACTCTGTTGACCAATGCGCTCCGACATGACCAATTGGTTCTGTTTCAATGGCGGATTTTAATCTGGTGTTGGAGGTTATCAAGATAGGCCTGTTAGATAGGCGATGCGAATGCATTGATCACTTGGAACCCCGAATACCGAAGCCAGTGTTTCGCGGAGATGAAGACATTTGCAGGCAGTAGGATGACAGTGAATGAccgactgactgactgactacAGCGTGATAGTGCCTATAGTCGCCTATTTTAATCAGGCACTACAGCGCGTGTTCATCGTATTAGCGGCTAGATCATCCCCCCAAGTCAAGTGACTTAACCGCGCCTCGATCACCAAATACCTCAGTGCCTCGAAACCTGACGCTCAAGCCATAATGTCCCACTCAGCAATCGAACCATATACTTCCCATGCATTAAGCTCCTTCAAATCATATCAAAATACGCTATCTCGAGGCCACGGAATGAAAAAGACTCAATGGTCAATGCTTGGCGGGCCCCCTGCACGCTTCTATCATTCCCCATACCCCCAATCGCCACCCCTGACTAGTACACCTTCGAGAACATTTCGACGGGCGGCAGATTTTTTCCCGCTCACTTGAGGTCAAGCCAAGCCATTTTTGCAAATTTTTCGGATGCGATCTGTATGACACTCGTGCGATAAACAGCCACGGATCCGACTTGGCAGAGAAATGCCGATCGCAAGCCCGCGTCTATTCCCGCCACGACCTCACTCTGCGATACTTGCTTGACGTGTTTTGGTCTACCGACTGCTCCGCATTCTCGACAATTCTTGTACGTAACAAAACccatcctctcctcaacctAATCTCTCCCCTTTGCGGAGTAAATCTCTGGGGACAAACACGggtctgtgatgatgatgaaaattGGGTAATACGTAGAGGGACGGAGAGTTTTATTGACTAATGCAAACATGGCTGCAGCCAAGCAAGAGGCTCTGTTTCGATCCACTTTAGGTAATCGAAAGGTTTTGGCGATCCACTGTAGGCGCGACACTGCACACGAGCTCGAGCCTCATGACACGGAGTTTCGGCACCGTGAGAGCTTTTCAGAGAGGCGAGTAGACAAGCCGGGAGGCAGTCTGGGGTCTGGGGTATTAGGTTTCTAGTGAGGGAATTCGACGTGTAAGAGAAACAGGGTTTGATGAGAATATGGTTCAGATTCGTAGGTCGCCTCCGAAGAATGGTGGGACTATCTCGACCCACTGGTAAACTATGTAAAGAGATCGGCCTCATTCTCGGTCTCTGCTTATCTGGCTTTATAATAGACGTGGTTCCCTCTTCACTCTGTTCCTTTTGCCTCTCTTCATACCATCTTACACTAGACATCTACACTCATACTTATAGACCTAAACTACATCACCACTACATACACTTACACATACTCACATCACTTACactcatacatacatacacgcAATGGACCAAATCAACACAGCCCAACCGGCTCCAGCAGACTCAAAAAAGTCCCGTCGAGAATCAGTACCAGACATGTTTGACACACGAGCCGGCGAAGTCGCCGAGATCAACGACATGGAGAAGCAAAAAGCCGCCGAGGGCAACGCACACTTCCACCGTCTCGGCTGGAAGCGATTGACGGTTGTCTTGATCGTCGAGGCCATTGCCCTTGGCTGTCTGTCTCTGCCCTCCGCCTTTGCCACCCTTGGCATGGTCGCTGGTGTTATTCTCACCGTCGGTCTTGGTTTCGTCGCTATTTACACATCGCATGTCGTCGGACAGGTCAAGCTTGCTTTTCCAGAGGTTTCTCATTATGCCGATGCTGGTAGACTCATGTTTGGCAAGTTTGGTTACGAGGTTAGTCACTTCAGTGCCCGATTAATGTAATTGATGTACTAACTTGAATAGCTGGTTGGTGTCATGTTTGCTCTTCAGCTCATCTTCCTTGTCGGATCTCACTGCCTCACTGGAACAATCGCCTTCCTGAACCTCACCAACAATGGGGCATGCTCTGTCGTCTTTGGTGTCGTCTCTGCCAttatccttctcatcgtcGCCATTCCTCCCTCATTCGCAGAGGTTGCTATCCTTGGTTACATCGACTttgtctccatctccatcgctGTCGCCATCACAATCATCGCAACTGGTGTCCAGGCTGGCGACTCCGTAGGCGGCATGTCTTCTGTCGACTGGTCTGCTTGGCCCAAGGACAACCTCAGCTTCACCGACGCTttcatcgccatcaccaacattgTTTTCGCCTACTCCTTTGCTGTCTGCCAGTTCAGCTTTATGGATGAGATGCATACTCCTCGTGACTATGTCAAGTCGATCTGGGCTCTTGGTCTGATTGAGATTGGTATCTATACCCTTACTGGCGCTCTCATTTATGCCTTTGTCGGTTCAGAGGTCAAGTCGCCTGCTCTTCTGTCTGCTGGTTccaccatctccaagatcgcCTTTGGTGTCGCTCTTcccgtcatcttcatctctggATCTATCAACACCACAGTCGTCGCTCGTTATATCCACGGACGTATGTTCAAGAACTCCATCATCCGctacatcaacaccaagatggGATGGATCACCTGGTTGGCCCTCGTCACTGTCATCACTGTCGTGGCTTTCATCATTGCCGAGGCTATTCCCTTCTTCAATGATCTCTTGTCCATTTCTTCATCCCTGTTCATTTCGGGCTTCACATTTTACTTCCCCTCTATTATGTGGTTCATGCTCATCCGAAAGGGACCTTGGCACTCAAAGgagaaccttcttctttccattgCCAATGGACTCATTTTCATTATCGGCATGATTGTTCTCGTTGGTGGAACATATGCTTCAATTGACGACATTGTAAGTTACTCCCAGTCATAACCAATTGAACCTCGCTAACATTTCCAGATCCTCAAGTTCCGTCACGGCGAAGTCCGAGGTGTCTTTACTTGTGAACCAATTGCTTAAGCGATtatggatatggatattTTAGCGATAGTACATTATGAATAGTACAATATTATGACTCAGTTATTGGACCACGGAGTTGCCGGAATTGGATCGTCGTGTTGATCAAATTTTCCTGAGCGTCACCCGTTTACGTCACTTGACCTGGACTGTAAATGCGACGAATTGTGATTGGCGCGCAAATGTAATCGTTCGATTGGTCAATGGCACGATAAGATAAGTCTCGGCGAAAGATCCTTGATGCCGAGTCTTGGCGTCATCTAGACTCAGTCTCAAGCTACAAAgtgactgatgatgatgatgatacctcTGTACTCAGAGCAGTCACCTGGCTTTTCAAGAATACCATGAAATCTGTAAATAGTTCGTCATAATAACAGCCATCCGATGAGACGATCATCTGACTGCAATTTACAGAGGGATCAGGACACGATTGAAGTCAAATAAACAATTAATTCATGCATGCTATAGCCTATCTAAACACCCCGATCCTGGCAGTACTTGTCAacctccttcttcaactgagCCTTCTTGGTCACAACATTATCCATAATCTTCTTGACCAGGATGTAATCCTCATGAGTCAAAGATCCCCCGCCACTCCAAACCCCCTCCTCCAAAACAGCCCAAAGACCAGATCCCTTTGCAACCTCCTCCATCAGATCCATAACAGCAGTGAGCTGGTTAGGCAGCCAAGTAATAATCGGGCTTCCACCTGTAGCTGTAGGATGAAGAGTGTGCTTGATGATGTACTCGCGGGTAAACATCCAGTGTCGCCATCGGAAGCTTCGAATGTGATCGAGGACGCGAAGGTACAGAACTGCAAGACCGTGATCGCCCGACTTTGTGAGGAAATCGCGGACACCGACTTCGTTTGCTGTTTCCCGGACATACTTGAGGAATGCGCGGTGAGGCTTGGGTCGATACTCTCTGAACTCGATGAGGATGTCTGTCAATGGGTTCTTGGGCATGGGGATCTCGCAGATGTGATCGAGAAGAGGAATGATGGCATCGTTGGCACCAGACTCTCCACGGAAGAATTGAGGCTTGTCGTCGTACTGACCCTCGTAGACAACACCATCGGGGAACATGGACTGCTTGGTGATGCCGTAGATAAAGGTTCGGTAGGTCATGTAGTCCTTGGGCAGGGACTGACTCCACATGCCCTCCATGTTTGTCTCAATGATCTGCATGGCATTGAGGATGAGTTCCAAGCTTGCCTTGGCCTCGGCGATCTTGGCAGTGCTGTTATCTTTCTCAACAGCGGCCAGCAGATCAACCGCGCCTTCGATTAGGCCACCGGTTTGGGCGACCATGTGAATGtgagtgaggatgaagccgGCCTCGGACGACTTGGGGTCGAGACCTTTTTCGAAAGCGCGGACGAGACGGATGTTGTCGTAGTCATCGTGCCCTTGCTCGGGATGAACGAGCCAGTAGTTGTAGAGGGCATAAGAAGCGGCATAGGACATGAAGGCCGGGATGTCGAGACTAAAATGTCAGCGAGGTCAATTGGTTCAGTGAGTAACTTACATCTCTGCACATTTGACAAGAGGTCCAGCGATACACTTGGGAAGTGTCTGACGTCCAAGTCCATAACCGCCATCATCACTCTTGCTATACGTCTCCCAGCAAGGCTCAAGGAGATACGAAGAAgcaataaagctataatctCTAAAGGCAGCAGTAATTGCAGCCATATCTCTCTTGTCCGTCCCAGGAACAACGAGATTATCAATCTCAGAGGTCAAATCAGGGAGAGCACCACTGTCGATGAGAGGCCCAAGAGCAAAAGTCGCCAACAGTCCTGGAGTGCCATCTTCCTTGAGGATAGGAATTTCGTCAAGAAGGTTTGAAACAGGATCGAATTGAGAAGGGAGTTTCTTCAAAGGAAGTGAGAAGGGGAGATATCCTGTGCGCGTTGTGATGGTGAAAGGATCTTCACCCTCTGGTAGTTCAGAGGGGTCCTTGCGGAGATATGGGAAGAGTGTGTTTGCAGCAGACATTTTGTGTgatttgacttgacttgatgATTGATAGCATATGAGTCAAGTATGGCAGACACCACGTCTATATACATTGAGGCCGGAATTACTATCGTGGCCGGAAGACTTTCCGGCCTTCGCCCTTTGTGAACAATGACAAGTATCCGATGATACCCTGACAGATTTTAGTTCCATGGCTTGATAGCTGCCAATCTAAGAGATAGTATTGATAATGGTATCGTGGGGATTCCGAACTAACGGTACGCCCGGAGTTTGGGTCCGTGTTGAATCCACATACCCCACGATATCTAGATCCCTTCTAGAACCCTTGCCCAAGAGTATTCACGACTCGCACGCGTGGTTCACCGCAACTTGGCTATCTCTTACACAACAATAACTCCAATGCGCCCATGAAAGAATTCCAAGAAGTCACGAGATCGGTATACCATGTTCATATGATCAAAATAGTTTGTCCCAAAATCTCGGCAATCATTGTGGTGGAGGGGTGGAGAACCGCCTTGTCGTGACATCCGCCCTAGATTGACAAGCTAGTCAACGCCTTAATCTGACAAGCTGGGGTAACACGGGAGATAGACGAGTAATTGACGAGTAACTGACGTTTCATTGATAACATTCTGTACAGTGTCGAGGGTTATCAGGGTGCGCCTTAGTTGGACATGTAGATATAAGCGATTTCGGGATTGTGCTTATTGGTCAATTGGGTGTTATCTTGAGGGATGCCGAGTCGGAGGCTTGTTAATGCTTGGCCCCGAGATGTCAAAGAATGGATTGATTGTGACTGTCTAGTGGGTGGAGTGTTGGTCTCCCTTCAACAAGGAGGGACCGAATGTCTGCGCAATGGGATGATTGTTTAATCGTAtggccagcttcatcaacgtAGCATGCATGCAATTATTATAGACATTAATCGAAACAAAAAAAAGCCTGCGATATTGTGAAACTAAATGAAGCTGACTGAATGACACAATAAAACTGCAATTTACTGCACGCTCAACTAGCATCTCTATGAGGAGCCTCATCAAAGACCTTTCTTAGCCTCTCATCCAACCATTTCACATCTTCCATGTTCCCAGGCGGTCCACCAGCCCAATGACCCCAAATAGAAGGATAAACATCCAGACTCGCATTGTCTCCCATACACTTGACCTCGTACTCTGAATCCTCAGGCCTAAACagtcagcatcaacatcatacACAACATCACGGGTTACTCACGGAAAGTAGAGATCCGTCTTGCTCGGCAGAACCAGGATCCTCGCCTTGATCCCCTTCATAGCCTTCTCAAAGTCTCCGTCATACGGCTCCTGCTTACTCACATCTCCCGCCTGCCATGTATGAAGCATAACGAGCAGATTCTCAGGGTCCTTGCTAAGCGCCCACTTCTCCCAGAAATTCTTCATaaactcttcaagatccGCTGCACCGTAATGCTTCTTGAACAATTCATGTCGGTAGAATGCCTGAGAGAAAC
Protein-coding regions in this window:
- a CDS encoding hypothetical protein (EggNog:ENOG41), with translation MTAKVPSFVDVQVTKLPATPPEYEHLGIQRNGSVHPWGSAHALASTLKGKMTKKPEVQILSNGHFNSKVYTTNSEVSGVVNITPARNTRYDRIDISLDGLSETRRDGPDMTHMTSHRFLRLEMPIDEYPNNVLEAGVTYTFPFIFNIPAHLSSKACTHKTTSEDVWERHMALPPTLGGWEKDDMAPDMARVTYSIKAYVLTRAKQGFSITLGNSHTINVMPTSFEEPPMNITERDDLYKIERSKKVKKNIFSASQGRVSAVAAQPAAIHLTKEGYEASGSSIPISFTFEPSAADVIPPQFTSASLKIQAHTWFRDQPMMNLPTQGSSIANFGYPFAVSLPKTSPKVQWTQNVDMTSTKDSPIFHTATVEIPFKLPTADKMFVPTFHSCIISRAYTVKIVMEGDVKMDLTVPVQVVMGTPDV